The following coding sequences are from one Haliotis asinina isolate JCU_RB_2024 chromosome 3, JCU_Hal_asi_v2, whole genome shotgun sequence window:
- the LOC137278251 gene encoding uncharacterized protein, whose protein sequence is MGCTSSAKVVSPIPEGKENQPVKHQAKPQHGKQLAQSDLPSGSKSSTPRSRMGTRERVENHLKVETEEVTSETLAGLREVPPSYPPPEPPSVSKELYLRGVNFTKTDQLASRVPDDALSSYDGLFKYLTLESKEELFKVRAILVWLVRAYVQPLLTTTGQGQTEGQGYDDTQGHNLTEISDQDKIEDGASIESDDDGNVEENINMNGLYKRRVQQKPPINHTPRLDLDLLHKGQVGLSTMFAFCCRKAGLKCAVIRGHCKPDGYEVDGEMCSRGDWTSVNLNGAWRLIHPLWSITHTTAEASRVKDEIVIEDSKLEHEFDDYYFLTNPDELITSCVPDNPKWQLLKKPVPSGRFQLMPYFTRHFFKLGLSMSRDKDGILKTTHGKSRVDIDFPMGNQPQLYYHIAEKTVPPADDTEPSVVMDTDSLRKCVFMFKIESTYSFRLCFKKGGVYIFRIYGGHVKHVDREVHRASLLCQLQVHCEEPDPSWQPTPLSPAIGWGQSELGVKMGVIPISHKGGIAYTNEHRKANFMFKVAPSSELQANLISSKTNNPLSALDFVYKDNKAVLSVVLPSDEGLCLRVNARAKNESGKDFVNVCNFIVKVQPVPLKKERARDRRLKNMLEAAIIAGTENQLVKAMNEYTMFVHTDTGELDRAEDRLACLRLKNNLFDAIQREFVPYLEMVIYDAETSNHAEELKSYIRVAKAHLQHLQRTATYKNHVLSLNQSLLLEIRGYMEPSSVIYDVMVAVLILLGERRSNLFEWKYVRGTLSRTGRTSILNRMENFQSERVSHDRLMEADAILSQHSLDEVWEASAGAAVMHKWARDAVEKIKYGESTNSGADSNNVDNADVENLPTSLETDSNGSPEDVVEADKIESQTLPGNVMPDRSDKGHRKRNASGSINDSGEDAGGGGGDDDDEEEEEEDVTARQISPEFVENATSTGNKVGGESESQGHGHSEDVSQAANDGDDNLSLQDQTKSGSRSSSRDKGPKLYPADDGDIAAAREISTESVDFARASPTDNSVDDENESQSQGQGRAEGDAEGTNDRDGMDVPKK, encoded by the exons ATGGGATGTACTAGCAGTGCTAAAGTCGTGTCCCCGATCCCTGAGGGCAAAGAAAACCAGCCCGTGAAGCACCAGGCAAAACCTCAGCATGGGAAGCAGCTTGCTCAATCAGATCTACCCTCGGGATCGAAGTCCTCTACCCCCAGGAGCAGGATGGGAACCAGGGAGAGAGTTGAGAACCATCTAAAGGTGGAGACTGAAGAG GTTACCAGTGAAACATTGGCCGGTCTGAGGGAGGTAccaccaagctaccctcctccagaACCACCGTCCGTAAGCAAGGAACTCTACCTCCGGGGAGTAAACTTCACCAAGACAGACCAGCTGGCTAGCAGG GTCCCCGACGATGCCCTGAGCAGCTATGATGGACTCTTTAAGTACCTCACACTGGAATCCAAGGAGGAACTCTTCAAGGTCAGAGCTATACTCGTATGGCTCGTCCGTGCCTACGTGCAACCTCTGCTGACTACCACGGGTCAAGGTCAAACTGAAGGGCAAGGTTATGATGATACCCAAGGTCACAACCTTACCGAAATCAGTGATCAGGATAAAATTGAAGATGGTGCTAGTATTGAGTCGGACGATGATGGGAATGTCGAGGAGAATATCAACATGAACGGTTTATACAAGCGCCGTGTTCAACAGAAACCTCCAATTAATCATACTCCCAGATTAGACCTTGACCTACTTCATAAAGGCCAGGTTGGTCTCTCTACCATGTTTGCATTCTGTTGCAG AAAAGCGGGTCTTAAGTGTGCTGTTATTCGGGGACATTGCAAACCAGACGGTTATGAAGTGGATGGGGAGATGTGTTCTAGAGGTGACTGGACCTCAGTTAACCTGAACGGCGCATGGCGGCTCATCCACCCTCTCTGGAGCATCACCCATACCACAGCCGAGGCGTCGCGAGTGAAAGATGAGATAGTGATTGAAGACTCCAAGCTGGAACATGAGTTTGATGATTATTACTTTCTGACCAATCCTGATGAACTTATAACAAGTTGTGTTCCAGATAACCCCAAGTGGCAGCTTTTGAAGAAGCCAGTTCCCAGTGGTCGGTTTCAGCTGATGCCATACTTCACCAGGCACTTCTTTAAACTGGGACTCAGCATGTCTAGGGACAAAGACGGCATCCTCAAAACCACCCACGGTAAATCACGAGTGGATATAGACTTTCCGATGGGAAACCAGCCTCAGCTCTATTACCACATAGCAGAGAAGACGGTTCCTCCAGCTGACGACACAGAGCCATCGGTTGTCATGGATACGGATTCACTCAggaaatgtgtgtttatgttcaAAATTGAGTCAACATATTCATTCCGGTTGTGTTTCAAGAAAGGAGGGGTGTACATTTTCAGGATTTATGGCGGTCATGTGAAACACGTGGACAGAGAGGTTCATCGCGCATCTTTACTCTGTCAGCTTCAGGTACACTGTGAGGAACCGGATCCATCATGGCAACCGACCCCTCTCTCTCCCGCCATTGGATGGGGACAGAGTGAACTCGGCGTCAAGATGGGAGTGATTCCAATATCTCACAAAGGTGGAATAGCCTACACGAATGAACATCGTAAAGCTAATTTCATGTTCAAGGTAGCGCCAAGTTCAGAACTCCAAGCGAATCTGATTTCGTCAAAGACCAATAACCCTCTATCGGCCCTTGATTTTGTCTACAAAGATAACAAAGCAGTCTTGTCGGTGGTTCTGCCAAGTGATGAGGGGCTATGCTTGAGAGTCAACGCTAGAGCTAAAAATGAAAGTGGAAAGGATTTTGTCAACGTGTGCAATTTCATCGTTAAAGTTCAACCTGTGCCTTTGAAGAAAGAG CGAGCCCGTGACCGACGTCTGAAGAACATGCTGGAGGCGGCCATAATCGCCGGGACGGAAAATCAGCTGGTCAAGGCGATGAACGAGTACACCATGTTCGTCCACACGGACACCGGGGAGCTGGACAGGGCGGAGGACAGGCTAGCGTGTCTCAGACTAAAGAACA ATTTGTTTGATGCCATACAGAGAGAATTCGTCCCATACCTTGAAATGGTTATATACGACGCTGAAACATCCAACCATGCTGAGGAGCTCAAGAGTTACATCAGGGTGGCTAAGGCTCACCTTCAGCATCTACAACGCACTGCAACGTACAAAAACCACGTGCTCAGTCTCAACCAGTCACTGTTGCTTGAGATAAGGGGGTACATGGAGCCCAGTTCCGTCATATATGACGTGATGGTGGCAGTCCTTATTCTATTGGGCGAGAGAAGAAGCAATCTATTC GAATGGAAGTATGTGCGTGGAACACTCAGCCGGACTGGGAGAACCAGCATTCTGAATCGTATGGAAAACTTCCAGTCGGAACGTGTGAGCCACGACCGGCTCATGGAAGCAGACGCCATCTTGTCCCAGCATTCCCTGGACGAGGTCTGGGAGGCGAGTGCGGGAGCGGCGGTCATGCACAAATGG GCCAGAGATGCTGTTGAGAAGATCAAATATGGCGAGTCCACAAACTCAGGTGCAGATTCAAACAACGTCGACAATGCTGATGTCGAGAATCTTCCTACAAGTCTGGAGACTGATTCAAACGGAAGCCCGGAAGATGTCGTTGAAGCAGACAAAATCGAATCGCAAACACTGCCAGGTAATGTCATGCCTGATAGGTCAGACAAAGGGCACCGGAAAAGGAATGCCTCTGGAAGTATCAACGATAGCGGCGaagatgctggtggtggtggtggtgatgatgatgatgaggaggaggaggaggaggatgtcACGGCAAGACAGATTTCCCCAGAGTTTGTTGAGAATGCAACGTCTACAGGCAATAAAGTCGGTGGTGAAAGTGAAAGCCAAGGTCACGGTCATTCTGAAGATGTTTCTCAAGCGGCCAATGATGGAGATGACAATCTTTCTCTACAAGACCAGACAAAGTCAGGTTCAAGGTCATCCTCCAGAGATAAAGGACCAAAGCTTTACCCTGCCGATGATGGTGATATTGCAGCGGCGAGGGAGATTTCGACCGAGTCTGTTGATTTTGCACGCGCG